A window of the Bacillota bacterium genome harbors these coding sequences:
- a CDS encoding DMT family transporter: protein MNLAQDSRSVLHRSNFQGPLLAFLAACGFSTEAVLMKIGYGLGLTALTAVTLRFAVAGLAVLPLVGPFLVRGGRVDRSQGTAIAFATAGNVATTFLLALALRLVSASVGIICFFTFPTMVGLLAHPFLGERLTPKKAVSFALSLVGVALVVWSPGTRVNLLGPLMALGAAAANAASIIVVKKRLGAIPGPVSSSLVVIGTAVVFGGVGAVSGVGLSGVTPGAWATIAGLGLFTTAFALTAFYGSLRMITASQASIIGAFEPFITAVLAVLVLGERLTAWQVLGGCLIVAAVAASPEEPAREPSKH, encoded by the coding sequence GTGAATCTCGCCCAAGACAGTCGCTCTGTCCTGCATCGCTCCAACTTTCAAGGTCCGCTCCTGGCCTTCCTGGCCGCCTGCGGTTTCAGCACCGAGGCCGTCCTGATGAAGATTGGTTACGGACTGGGCCTGACTGCTCTGACCGCGGTGACCCTGCGCTTCGCCGTCGCCGGCCTGGCCGTGCTGCCACTGGTCGGACCCTTTTTGGTCAGGGGCGGGCGGGTGGATCGTTCTCAGGGGACGGCCATCGCCTTCGCCACGGCCGGGAACGTTGCCACCACATTCCTCTTGGCCCTGGCCCTCCGACTGGTCTCGGCCTCAGTCGGGATCATCTGCTTCTTCACCTTCCCGACGATGGTCGGCCTCCTGGCCCACCCGTTCCTGGGGGAGAGGCTGACCCCGAAAAAGGCGGTCTCCTTCGCCCTCTCCCTGGTGGGGGTGGCCCTCGTCGTCTGGTCGCCGGGCACCCGGGTCAATCTGCTCGGCCCCTTGATGGCCCTGGGCGCCGCGGCGGCCAACGCGGCCTCGATCATCGTGGTCAAGAAACGACTGGGGGCCATCCCCGGCCCGGTGTCGTCGTCCCTGGTCGTCATCGGCACGGCGGTCGTCTTCGGGGGAGTCGGTGCGGTCTCCGGCGTGGGGCTCTCGGGCGTCACCCCGGGGGCCTGGGCAACCATCGCCGGCCTGGGCCTCTTCACGACGGCCTTCGCCCTGACCGCCTTCTATGGCAGCCTCAGAATGATCACGGCCTCCCAGGCCTCGATCATCGGGGCCTTCGAGCCCTTCATCACCGCCGTCCTCGCCGTCCTCGTCCTGGGCGAGCGGCTCACCGCCTGGCAAGTGCTCGGTGGGTGTCTGATTGTCGCTGCCGTGGCAGCCTCGCCGGAGGAACCCGCGAGGGAACCGTCGAAGCACTAG